Proteins encoded by one window of Sphingomonas ginkgonis:
- a CDS encoding response regulator transcription factor has translation MRVLIVEDEPNLGRQLRSTLEGAGYAIDLATDGEDGHYLGSTESYDAVVLDLGLPEVDGLTVLDRWRKEGRKMPVLVLTARDSWSDKVAGLDAGADDYLAKPFQTEELIARLRALIRRSSGNASSELIAGDIRLDTRSGRVTKDGEPVKLTAQEYKLLSYLMHHKGKVVSRTELIEHIYDQDFDRDSNTIEVFVTRIRKKLGSDVITTIRGLGYSLEETAA, from the coding sequence ATGCGAGTCCTGATCGTCGAGGACGAACCCAATCTGGGGCGGCAGCTCCGCTCCACCCTCGAAGGTGCCGGGTACGCGATCGATCTCGCCACGGATGGCGAGGACGGCCATTATCTCGGCTCGACCGAAAGCTACGACGCGGTGGTTCTCGATCTCGGGCTGCCTGAGGTGGACGGTCTGACGGTGCTCGACCGGTGGCGGAAGGAAGGTCGCAAGATGCCCGTCCTCGTTCTCACGGCGCGTGACAGCTGGTCGGACAAGGTCGCGGGGCTTGATGCCGGTGCCGACGATTATCTCGCCAAGCCGTTCCAGACCGAGGAGCTGATCGCCCGCCTTCGCGCCCTGATCCGTCGCTCGTCGGGCAACGCCAGCTCCGAGCTGATCGCCGGTGACATCCGGCTCGACACCCGCTCGGGCCGGGTCACCAAGGACGGCGAGCCGGTCAAGCTTACCGCGCAGGAGTATAAGCTTCTCTCCTACTTGATGCACCACAAGGGCAAGGTGGTGAGCCGGACCGAGCTCATCGAACATATTTACGACCAGGACTTCGACCGCGACAGCAATACGATCGAGGTCTTTGTCACCCGCATCCGCAAGAAGCTCGGTTCCGACGTCATCACCACCATCCGCGGGCTCGGCTACAGCCTGGAGGAAACGGCGGCGTGA
- a CDS encoding ABC-F family ATP-binding cassette domain-containing protein, whose amino-acid sequence MAAPILSYEGLGLVQGDGWLFRGIDLYVGPRDRLALIGRNGAGKTTLLKCLAGLIETDEGRRTIVPGKKVVLLEQDPSIPGFASLEDWVLAGEDAPAPYEAAAIAGQLGIDLARETATASGGERRRAAIVRALAQEPDVLLLDEPTNHLDLAAIDWLEDWLKRFKGAFVVISHDRTFLTRLTSSCIWLDRGTLRRAEIGFGGFDAWTERVYEEEARAAEKLDAKLKLELHWLQRGVTARRRRNQGRLAKLHEMRAQRAAMIGGPGAAKLGLARDDVKTKAVIDAERVTKGFGDRPIIRDFTLRVQRGDRIGIVGANGAGKTTLLKLLTGELQPDEGRVTLAKTLSGIVIDQQRKLMAPDKRVRDVLAEGGDWIDVRGHKTHIKGYLKDFLFSPEMTEAPVGSLSGGERSRLLLAREFARASNLLVLDEPTNDLDLETLDLLQEVIADYDGTVLIVSHDRDFLDRTVTVTLGLDGSGRVDVIAGGYEDWAKRRRATLPAAGRRVAAEESVAARTSASSGAASGKAKLSYKDQRDLDRLPQEIERIEGEIGKVELALADPKLYAENPRRFDELMTKAASLRVEKEAAEERWLEVAEMAEALSA is encoded by the coding sequence ATGGCTGCCCCTATCTTATCCTACGAAGGCCTCGGACTGGTCCAGGGCGACGGCTGGCTGTTCCGCGGCATCGACCTCTATGTCGGTCCGCGCGACCGCCTCGCTCTGATCGGCCGCAACGGCGCCGGCAAGACGACGCTCCTCAAGTGTCTGGCGGGGCTGATCGAGACTGACGAGGGGCGGCGGACGATCGTTCCCGGCAAGAAGGTCGTGCTTCTCGAGCAGGATCCGTCGATTCCCGGCTTCGCCAGTCTCGAGGACTGGGTGCTCGCGGGCGAAGATGCACCAGCTCCTTACGAGGCGGCGGCGATCGCCGGGCAGCTCGGGATCGACCTTGCCCGTGAGACGGCGACAGCGAGCGGCGGCGAACGACGCCGGGCGGCGATCGTCCGGGCGCTGGCGCAGGAACCGGACGTGCTCCTGCTCGACGAGCCGACCAACCACCTCGACCTCGCGGCGATCGATTGGCTGGAGGACTGGCTCAAGCGGTTCAAGGGCGCCTTCGTGGTCATCAGCCACGACCGCACCTTCCTCACCCGGCTGACTTCCAGCTGCATTTGGCTCGACCGCGGAACTCTTCGGCGAGCGGAGATCGGCTTTGGTGGCTTCGATGCCTGGACCGAGCGGGTCTACGAGGAAGAGGCGCGGGCGGCGGAGAAGCTGGATGCCAAGCTCAAGCTGGAGCTGCATTGGCTGCAGCGCGGGGTGACCGCGCGGCGGCGCCGCAACCAGGGGCGGCTGGCCAAGCTCCACGAGATGCGGGCGCAGCGGGCAGCGATGATCGGCGGCCCGGGCGCGGCCAAGCTCGGGCTGGCCCGGGACGACGTGAAAACCAAGGCGGTGATCGACGCCGAGCGGGTGACCAAGGGCTTCGGTGACCGGCCCATCATCCGCGACTTCACCTTGCGCGTGCAGCGGGGCGACCGTATCGGGATTGTCGGCGCGAACGGGGCGGGAAAAACGACCCTGCTCAAGCTGCTGACCGGCGAGCTGCAGCCGGACGAGGGCAGAGTCACGCTGGCGAAGACGCTGAGCGGCATCGTCATCGACCAGCAGCGCAAGCTGATGGCGCCTGACAAGCGGGTGCGCGACGTGCTGGCGGAGGGCGGCGATTGGATCGACGTGCGGGGACACAAGACGCACATCAAGGGATATCTCAAGGATTTCCTCTTTTCGCCCGAGATGACCGAGGCGCCGGTCGGTTCGCTGTCCGGCGGCGAGCGGAGCCGGCTCCTGCTCGCCCGGGAGTTCGCGCGGGCGTCCAACCTCCTGGTACTGGACGAGCCGACCAACGATCTCGATCTCGAGACGCTCGACCTGCTGCAGGAAGTGATCGCCGATTATGACGGAACGGTCCTGATCGTCAGCCACGATCGCGATTTCCTCGACCGGACCGTGACGGTGACGCTCGGACTGGACGGGTCTGGCCGGGTTGACGTCATCGCGGGCGGTTATGAGGATTGGGCGAAGCGGCGGCGTGCCACCCTCCCGGCAGCTGGTCGCCGGGTCGCCGCGGAAGAGTCGGTCGCGGCGCGCACTTCGGCTTCTTCCGGCGCAGCGAGCGGGAAGGCCAAGCTCAGCTACAAGGACCAGCGCGATCTCGACCGATTGCCGCAGGAGATCGAGCGGATCGAGGGCGAGATCGGCAAGGTCGAGTTGGCGCTTGCCGATCCCAAGCTCTACGCGGAAAATCCTCGGCGCTTCGACGAGCTGATGACGAAGGCGGCGTCGCTGCGCGTGGAAAAGGAAGCAGCGGAGGAGCGCTGGCTGGAGGTGGCCGAGATGGCCGAGGCGCTGTCCGCCTGA
- a CDS encoding ATP-binding protein, with translation MITVAALWILILLFGGGYALDRVLTVSLLKSFDAQLETVMKSMLASAEIGPDGEVRFNRPLADQRFLEAYSGAYYQISGSGADTFPSRSLWDRRLRVDEHNDIKQHVYDSSEFQDEPLRIVERDVMLPGSPNRWRFQVAQSRDDLNAQIKQLRRVLIISFVILGGGLIILATLQAFYGLWPLRRVRREVIAIRSGRQTRLTEEFPSEIRPLVSEINELLAHNEAQAEEARTHAGNLAHALKTPLTVITNAAMARDDDLAPTVIRESAAMRRQVDHHLARARAIGRRASAQARTQVWDSLEAVQRAVERMHEGVTIDIAGDRQTCVRVERQDLDELLGNLVENGAKYGGGRVFVTIEKPANGCVDIVVEDDGPGIPSGQREELFVRGRRLDTTGKPGTGLGLAIVRDVAEIYGGSIAVDESEDLGGLLARLRLPAGQV, from the coding sequence ATGATCACGGTCGCGGCGCTTTGGATCCTCATCCTCCTGTTCGGCGGCGGCTACGCGCTTGATCGGGTGCTGACCGTCAGCCTGCTCAAGAGCTTCGACGCGCAGCTCGAGACGGTGATGAAGTCGATGCTCGCGTCGGCCGAAATCGGGCCCGACGGGGAGGTCCGCTTCAACCGACCGCTTGCCGACCAGCGCTTCCTCGAAGCCTACTCCGGCGCCTATTATCAGATCAGCGGCTCGGGTGCCGACACCTTCCCGTCCCGCTCACTCTGGGACCGGCGACTGCGGGTCGACGAGCACAACGACATCAAGCAACACGTCTACGACAGCAGCGAGTTTCAGGACGAACCGCTGCGCATCGTCGAACGGGACGTTATGCTACCCGGGTCGCCGAACCGCTGGCGCTTCCAGGTGGCGCAATCGCGGGATGACCTTAACGCCCAGATCAAGCAGCTTCGACGCGTGCTCATCATCAGCTTCGTCATCCTTGGTGGCGGCCTGATCATCCTTGCCACGCTGCAAGCATTCTACGGCCTTTGGCCGCTGCGTCGCGTCCGGCGCGAGGTCATCGCCATCCGCTCGGGTCGGCAGACGAGGCTGACCGAGGAATTCCCCAGCGAAATTCGTCCGCTCGTCAGCGAGATCAATGAGCTGCTCGCCCACAACGAGGCGCAGGCGGAAGAGGCCCGAACCCACGCGGGCAATCTCGCCCATGCGCTCAAGACTCCGCTTACCGTCATCACCAATGCGGCGATGGCCCGCGACGACGACCTCGCTCCGACCGTGATCCGCGAGAGCGCGGCGATGCGTCGGCAGGTCGACCACCATCTCGCCCGTGCTCGAGCCATCGGCCGACGCGCCTCGGCTCAGGCGCGGACGCAGGTATGGGACAGCCTGGAGGCGGTGCAACGCGCGGTCGAGCGGATGCACGAGGGCGTCACCATCGACATCGCTGGTGATCGCCAGACCTGCGTCCGGGTCGAACGACAGGATCTGGACGAACTGCTCGGCAACCTGGTCGAGAATGGCGCCAAATATGGCGGCGGGCGGGTATTCGTCACGATCGAGAAACCCGCCAATGGTTGTGTCGACATCGTCGTCGAGGACGATGGGCCCGGCATTCCATCTGGCCAGCGCGAGGAATTGTTCGTTCGCGGCCGGCGCCTCGACACCACCGGCAAGCCCGGCACGGGGCTCGGCCTTGCCATCGTCCGCGACGTCGCGGAGATCTACGGCGGCAGCATTGCAGTCGACGAGAGCGAAGATCTCGGCGGATTGCTGGCGCGGCTGCGGTTGCCGGCAGGACAGGTCTGA
- a CDS encoding M13 family metallopeptidase, protein MSASAQAAKPVYGTWGYDQAAMNSQVKPGDDFWQFANGAWDARTQIPADRTSTGPFVTLSDKSEQDVRTIIENMEARPSDRLSQQVGGLYASYMDTATIEKLGLAPVRPYLARINAVQNRQQLVDLMFAPGFASPIGVGITPDLNNPNRYVASVGQGGLGLPSREYYLLDNPKMADIRSAYRDYIVNIRRMAGLPGGAEAADRIIALETAIAKVQWERARLRDVNATNNPMDRAKLNALAPEIAWTPALAKIGLGSVDTVIVRQPSAITDTAKILAATPLPVWKDYMAFRFISDHATALPKSFDDARFAFYSAKLTGVQSQRERWKRGVALVNGALGEGVGKIYVQQHFPASSEAQIGELITNLREAYQERIQSNPWMDQATRTQALAKLAAFDPRIGHPVKYIDYSPYVVKKGDLLGNTVRAEDFQWKLMLSRLPKPVDRSLWSMTPQTINAYYSPLTNQITFPAAILQPPFFDPNADPAANYGAIGAVIGHEIGHGFDDQGRKFDPTGKVRDWWTAEAASKFEERTTRLGAQYSAFSPFTGVNLNGKLTMGENIGDLGGVETAYAALQKYQAKHGALPVINGFTPDQRFFLAYAQAWQAKQREDAMRQQILTDPHSPAVYRVNGVVRNVDAWYKAFNIQPGDKLYLAPDQRVHIW, encoded by the coding sequence GTGTCCGCAAGCGCGCAGGCCGCCAAGCCGGTCTATGGCACCTGGGGATACGACCAGGCGGCAATGAACAGCCAGGTCAAGCCAGGCGATGACTTCTGGCAGTTTGCCAACGGCGCCTGGGATGCCCGCACCCAGATCCCGGCCGACCGCACGTCGACCGGCCCGTTCGTCACCCTTTCCGACAAGTCGGAGCAGGACGTCCGCACGATCATCGAGAACATGGAGGCGCGCCCGTCCGATCGCCTATCGCAACAGGTTGGCGGGCTGTACGCCAGCTACATGGATACGGCGACGATCGAGAAGCTCGGTCTGGCGCCGGTCCGTCCGTACCTCGCCCGCATCAACGCGGTGCAGAACCGGCAGCAGCTGGTCGACCTGATGTTCGCGCCGGGCTTCGCCTCGCCGATCGGTGTCGGCATCACACCTGACCTCAACAACCCCAACCGTTACGTCGCCAGCGTCGGTCAGGGCGGCCTCGGCCTCCCGAGCCGCGAATATTATCTGCTCGACAACCCCAAGATGGCCGACATTCGTTCGGCCTATCGCGACTACATCGTCAACATCCGCCGGATGGCCGGTCTTCCGGGTGGTGCCGAGGCGGCCGACCGGATCATCGCACTCGAGACCGCGATCGCCAAGGTCCAATGGGAGCGCGCCCGGCTGCGCGATGTCAACGCCACCAACAACCCCATGGACCGTGCCAAGCTGAATGCGCTCGCGCCCGAGATCGCCTGGACTCCGGCGCTCGCCAAGATTGGCCTCGGCAGCGTCGACACGGTTATCGTTCGCCAGCCGAGCGCGATTACCGATACCGCCAAGATCCTCGCTGCCACGCCGCTCCCGGTGTGGAAGGATTACATGGCGTTCCGCTTCATTTCGGACCACGCCACCGCCCTGCCCAAGTCGTTCGACGATGCGCGCTTCGCCTTCTACTCGGCCAAGCTGACCGGCGTTCAGTCGCAGCGTGAGCGGTGGAAGCGCGGTGTCGCGCTGGTCAACGGCGCGCTCGGCGAGGGCGTTGGCAAAATCTACGTCCAGCAGCATTTCCCGGCGTCGAGCGAGGCGCAGATCGGCGAGCTGATCACCAACCTGCGCGAGGCCTACCAGGAGCGGATTCAGTCGAACCCGTGGATGGACCAGGCGACGCGCACCCAGGCGCTGGCGAAGCTCGCTGCGTTCGATCCGCGCATCGGGCACCCGGTCAAGTACATCGACTATAGTCCCTACGTCGTGAAGAAGGGCGACCTGCTCGGCAACACGGTGCGCGCCGAGGACTTCCAGTGGAAGCTGATGCTCTCGCGGTTGCCTAAGCCGGTCGATCGTTCGCTGTGGTCGATGACCCCGCAGACCATCAACGCCTACTACAGCCCGCTGACCAACCAGATCACCTTTCCGGCCGCGATCCTGCAGCCGCCCTTCTTCGATCCGAATGCGGACCCGGCAGCCAATTACGGGGCGATCGGCGCCGTCATCGGCCACGAGATCGGGCACGGCTTCGACGACCAGGGCCGCAAGTTCGACCCGACCGGCAAGGTTCGCGATTGGTGGACGGCGGAAGCCGCGAGCAAGTTCGAGGAGCGCACGACGCGTCTCGGGGCGCAGTACAGCGCCTTTTCGCCCTTCACCGGCGTTAATCTCAACGGCAAGCTGACGATGGGTGAGAACATCGGTGATCTCGGCGGGGTCGAGACCGCCTATGCCGCGCTCCAGAAGTACCAGGCGAAGCATGGCGCGCTGCCGGTCATCAATGGCTTCACGCCCGACCAGCGCTTCTTCCTCGCCTATGCGCAGGCATGGCAGGCCAAGCAGCGCGAGGACGCGATGCGCCAGCAGATCCTGACCGATCCGCATTCGCCGGCGGTCTACCGGGTCAACGGTGTCGTTCGGAATGTTGATGCCTGGTACAAGGCATTCAACATCCAGCCGGGTGACAAGCTGTACCTCGCGCCTGATCAGCGCGTGCACATCTGGTAA
- a CDS encoding PepSY domain-containing protein, producing MRLIRPLAAAALAASLLASPALADRPRDQDRAFRALRDGRALPLPRVEQRVIPYMGGADYLGPEFNGSTYRLKFVRDGRVIWVDVDAATGRIVGKSGD from the coding sequence ATGCGCCTGATCCGCCCTCTTGCCGCCGCTGCGCTTGCAGCGAGCCTGCTTGCCAGCCCGGCTCTGGCTGATCGTCCGCGCGACCAGGACCGCGCCTTCCGGGCGCTTCGTGACGGCCGCGCCCTCCCGCTTCCGCGCGTCGAGCAGCGGGTCATCCCCTATATGGGCGGCGCCGATTATCTCGGGCCCGAATTCAACGGGTCGACCTATCGCCTCAAGTTCGTCCGCGATGGCCGCGTGATCTGGGTCGATGTGGACGCCGCTACGGGCCGGATCGTCGGCAAGTCGGGCGACTGA
- a CDS encoding M13 family metallopeptidase, giving the protein MNLHRLILAGTALALVAATPAGAARPAFGSWGYDSSAMDRAVKPGDDFFAFVNGSWDKRTQIAPDRTFAGIDSVLNDKIDSDVRAIVEDMAKSPDSNGRIGQQVGDYYASYMDQPGIEAQGLGPVRPVLARIAALRDKSQVAHLFVDPSFTGPIGVGILPDFKDPSRYIAAVAQSGLGLPNRDYYLLTGEKYDRYRAGYRDYMVKTLSMAGFADAAARADRVIALETALARSQWTPERSRDVLAVYNPMDRAKLTALAPQFDWTPMLASVGLGNVPTIMALQPSAISDAGKLLDTTPLDTWKDYLAFHFLRTHAQYLPKSFDDANFDFYSKQLRDVPVQRDRWKRGVTEVNAALGEGVGQIYVQRHYPAESDRQMGELIGDIRAALHDKINHASWMDASTRAQALAKLAAFDPRTGHPVRYIDYSSLQVRRGDLLGNALRAERFGWDLQVSRLPKPVDRSLWGMLPQTNNAYYDPTMNQITFPAAILQPPYFDPNADPASNYGSIGATIGHEIGHGFDDQGRHFDGSGKLRDWWSPDAAKLYTAHADRLVKQYDAYEPIPGVRIKGQLTLGENLGDLGGLEVAYAAYRRYVAKHGEPPVIDGLTGDQRFFIAYGYSWETKTREGALRAQLLTNEHSPAKYRVNGVVRNMDAWYSAFNVKPGDALYLAPADRVHVW; this is encoded by the coding sequence ATGAATTTGCATCGATTGATCCTGGCCGGCACGGCGCTGGCCCTTGTAGCGGCAACACCCGCCGGCGCCGCGAGACCTGCGTTTGGCAGCTGGGGCTATGACAGCAGCGCGATGGACCGGGCGGTGAAGCCCGGCGACGACTTCTTCGCGTTCGTCAACGGGAGTTGGGACAAGCGCACCCAGATCGCTCCCGACCGTACCTTTGCCGGCATCGATTCGGTGCTCAACGACAAGATCGACAGCGACGTTCGCGCGATTGTCGAGGACATGGCCAAGAGTCCCGACAGCAATGGGCGGATCGGTCAGCAGGTCGGCGACTATTACGCCAGCTACATGGACCAACCGGGGATCGAGGCGCAGGGTCTCGGCCCGGTCCGCCCGGTGCTCGCCCGCATCGCCGCGTTACGTGACAAGAGCCAGGTTGCGCACCTCTTCGTCGATCCGAGCTTCACTGGCCCGATCGGCGTCGGCATCCTGCCTGACTTCAAGGACCCGAGCCGGTATATCGCGGCAGTCGCGCAGAGCGGGCTCGGCCTGCCGAACCGCGACTATTACCTGCTCACCGGCGAGAAGTACGACCGCTATCGTGCCGGCTATCGCGACTATATGGTCAAGACGCTGTCGATGGCTGGTTTCGCCGATGCCGCGGCTCGTGCCGACCGGGTCATCGCGCTCGAGACGGCGCTTGCCCGCTCCCAATGGACTCCAGAGCGCAGCCGCGACGTGCTGGCGGTCTACAATCCGATGGATCGCGCGAAGCTTACCGCGCTGGCGCCGCAATTCGATTGGACGCCGATGCTTGCCTCGGTTGGCCTCGGCAACGTCCCAACCATCATGGCGCTCCAGCCGAGCGCGATCAGCGATGCGGGCAAGCTGCTCGACACGACCCCGCTCGACACCTGGAAGGACTATCTCGCCTTCCACTTCCTGCGCACGCACGCGCAATATCTCCCCAAGTCATTCGACGACGCCAACTTCGATTTTTACTCCAAGCAGCTGCGCGACGTGCCGGTCCAGCGCGACCGCTGGAAGCGCGGAGTCACGGAGGTAAACGCGGCTCTCGGCGAGGGGGTTGGCCAGATCTACGTCCAGCGTCACTACCCGGCCGAGAGCGATCGGCAGATGGGCGAGTTGATCGGCGATATCCGTGCGGCGCTGCACGACAAGATCAATCATGCGAGCTGGATGGACGCTTCGACGCGCGCGCAGGCACTCGCCAAGCTCGCCGCCTTCGATCCGCGCACGGGCCACCCGGTCCGCTACATCGACTATTCGTCGCTCCAGGTCCGCCGCGGCGACCTGCTCGGCAATGCCCTGCGCGCCGAGCGGTTTGGCTGGGACCTGCAGGTTTCGCGTCTGCCCAAGCCGGTCGATCGATCGCTCTGGGGCATGCTGCCGCAGACCAACAACGCCTACTACGACCCGACGATGAACCAGATCACCTTCCCGGCGGCGATCCTTCAACCTCCCTATTTCGATCCGAACGCCGATCCCGCTTCCAACTATGGGTCGATCGGCGCTACGATCGGGCACGAGATCGGCCACGGGTTCGACGATCAGGGTCGTCATTTTGACGGCAGCGGCAAGCTGCGCGACTGGTGGAGCCCGGATGCGGCCAAGCTGTACACCGCCCATGCCGACCGCTTGGTCAAACAATACGATGCTTACGAGCCGATCCCCGGCGTGCGCATCAAGGGTCAGCTGACGCTCGGCGAGAACCTCGGCGATCTCGGGGGGCTGGAAGTCGCCTACGCCGCTTACCGCCGCTACGTCGCCAAACACGGCGAGCCGCCGGTGATCGACGGACTGACCGGCGACCAGCGCTTCTTCATCGCCTATGGCTACAGCTGGGAAACCAAGACCCGCGAGGGCGCGCTGCGGGCGCAGTTGCTGACCAACGAGCATTCGCCCGCCAAATACCGGGTCAACGGCGTCGTCCGGAACATGGACGCCTGGTACAGCGCCTTCAACGTGAAGCCGGGCGACGCCCTCTACCTGGCGCCCGCGGATAGGGTTCACGTCTGGTAA
- a CDS encoding polyprenyl synthetase family protein, whose protein sequence is MTATIHPFNPSRAPSLDPMLSLVATDLHAVNAVILDRMQSEVPLIPELAGHLIAGGGKRMRPMLTLACARLLDYPGTRHHKLAAAVEFIHTATLLHDDVVDGSGLRRGRRTANIIWGNPASVLVGDFLFSRSFELMVEDGSLKVLRILSHASAVIAEGEVEQLTAQRRLDTTEETYLHIIGAKTAALFAAACRIAPVVAEAGEEAELALEAYGRNLGVAFQLVDDAIDYASDEATMGKGRGDDFRDGKMTLPVILAYARGSDDDREFWRAAIGGDRTSDADLAHAIQLIRGCNALADTAERARQYARRAIDSLATFPSGKAKAALVEAAEFAVARAY, encoded by the coding sequence GTGACCGCGACCATCCACCCGTTCAATCCGTCTCGCGCGCCCTCGCTTGATCCGATGCTTTCGCTGGTCGCGACCGACCTTCACGCGGTGAACGCGGTGATCCTCGACCGCATGCAGAGCGAGGTGCCGCTCATCCCCGAGCTCGCCGGCCATCTCATCGCCGGTGGTGGCAAGCGGATGCGGCCGATGCTGACGCTCGCCTGCGCCCGGCTGCTCGACTATCCCGGCACCCGCCACCACAAGCTCGCCGCCGCGGTCGAGTTCATCCACACCGCCACCCTCCTCCACGACGACGTGGTGGACGGGTCGGGCCTTCGCCGCGGACGCCGCACCGCCAACATCATCTGGGGCAATCCGGCGAGCGTCCTGGTCGGTGACTTCCTCTTCTCGCGCAGCTTCGAGCTGATGGTCGAGGACGGTAGCCTTAAGGTGCTCCGGATCCTTTCCCACGCCTCCGCGGTCATCGCGGAAGGCGAGGTCGAGCAGCTGACCGCCCAGCGCCGCCTCGACACAACCGAGGAAACCTACCTCCACATCATCGGTGCCAAGACCGCTGCCCTGTTCGCCGCCGCCTGCCGCATCGCGCCGGTCGTTGCCGAGGCCGGCGAGGAAGCCGAGCTCGCGCTCGAGGCCTATGGCCGCAATCTCGGAGTCGCCTTCCAACTGGTCGACGATGCGATCGACTATGCCTCGGACGAGGCAACCATGGGCAAGGGTCGCGGCGACGATTTCCGCGACGGCAAGATGACCCTCCCCGTCATCCTCGCATACGCCCGCGGCTCGGATGATGATCGGGAGTTCTGGCGCGCAGCGATCGGTGGGGACCGAACCAGCGATGCCGATCTCGCTCATGCCATCCAGCTGATCCGCGGCTGCAACGCGCTTGCCGACACTGCCGAGCGAGCTCGCCAATATGCCCGCCGCGCGATCGACAGTCTCGCTACCTTCCCCAGTGGCAAGGCTAAGGCCGCGCTGGTCGAGGCTGCGGAGTTCGCCGTCGCCCGCGCCTATTGA